A stretch of Spirosoma oryzicola DNA encodes these proteins:
- a CDS encoding efflux RND transporter permease subunit: MNKFIRSLISFALTNRLTIFFTIGLIVVAGVVSFLNTPVETFPDVTNTNVIVITQWPGRSAEEVERFVTLPLETELNSVPRKSTLRSVSLFGLSVVTMIFEDGVDNFTAQTNVANRIAGVDLPDGVTAEVEPPYGPTGEIYRFTLESKTKDITELKTLQDWVIERQIKSVPGIADVVSFGGKVKTIEVSLNPTLLANYGFTALDVDQAIQQSNINVGGDVIKQGNQSLVVRGIGLLTKPEDVAGIIIDNVNGAPVRVRDVATVRESFQPRLGIVGRDKQDDVVECIVVMRKGENPNDVIPALKAKIDELNNQILPKDVKIKTFYDRTTLNNYTLHTVGENVGMGIFLVTVILLVFLADWRTTVTVAIVIPLALLFAFICLRLRGMTANLLSIGALDFGIIIDGAVVMVEGLFVMLAVRAEKLGMTKFNGRAKLSWITSTATELGKSIFTSKLIIITALLPIFSFQKVEGKLFSPLAWTIGFALLGSLIVSLTLIPLLCSILLKKNVRERHNPVVEGLEKGYIPALAWAIRKPRTIIGIALGGLAFAIYLFLFHIGSEFLPQLNEGSIYVRASLPYSVSLDESYAYTRKFRAVFDEFPEVRGVISQTGRPNDGTDPTGFFNNEFFVDLYPKEEWKRDITKDELIAEMQQKLARFRGVSFNFSQPISDNVEEAVSGVKGSMAIKIVGQDLNVLDQEATRVFNVMRTIPGVSDLGVFRNLGQPEFRIQLDQQKMALYNVPTDVAQSVIETAIGGKTVTQYYEGERRFDVKVRYDERFRYSPELIENLLVPTRSGSKIPLKELADIGTRSGPAFIYRENNARFIAIKFSVRGRDLGSTIAEAQQKVGQQVKLPEGFQMRWAGEFENQTRAERQLSIVVPISITIIFLILLFTFGSALDAALIILNVPFALIGGILALWLTGINFSISAGVGFICLFGVSVQDGVILINRFKENLHNKLPLVQAVREGAQTRVRPVVMTALMASLGLLPAALSTGIGSETQKPLAIVMIGGLMTCTVLSLLILPVTYELIHKGRAWRKEKKAALASNKTV; the protein is encoded by the coding sequence ATGAACAAGTTCATTCGTAGCCTGATCAGCTTTGCCCTGACCAACCGGCTCACCATATTTTTTACCATCGGCCTGATCGTAGTGGCCGGGGTGGTTAGTTTTCTGAATACACCCGTTGAAACGTTTCCGGACGTTACCAATACGAACGTTATCGTTATTACGCAATGGCCGGGTCGTTCGGCGGAAGAGGTAGAACGGTTTGTGACCTTACCCCTCGAAACCGAACTGAACTCCGTTCCGCGCAAAAGCACGCTGCGGTCCGTGTCCCTTTTTGGCCTGTCGGTGGTGACGATGATCTTTGAGGATGGCGTCGATAACTTCACGGCCCAGACTAACGTCGCCAACCGCATTGCCGGGGTTGATCTGCCCGATGGCGTTACGGCTGAAGTTGAACCACCCTACGGGCCAACCGGTGAAATCTACCGCTTCACGCTCGAAAGCAAAACCAAAGACATCACCGAGCTAAAAACGCTTCAGGACTGGGTGATCGAGCGTCAAATCAAAAGTGTGCCCGGCATTGCGGATGTCGTTAGTTTCGGTGGTAAAGTAAAAACCATCGAGGTGAGTCTGAATCCAACGCTACTGGCCAATTACGGTTTTACCGCGCTGGACGTTGATCAGGCTATTCAGCAAAGCAACATCAACGTGGGGGGCGATGTCATCAAGCAGGGCAACCAGTCGCTGGTGGTGCGTGGCATCGGTTTGCTTACCAAACCCGAGGACGTAGCCGGTATCATTATCGACAACGTAAACGGCGCTCCGGTTCGGGTGCGTGACGTAGCAACGGTTCGTGAATCGTTTCAGCCCCGGCTGGGTATTGTCGGGCGCGACAAGCAGGACGATGTCGTTGAATGTATCGTGGTTATGCGGAAAGGCGAAAATCCAAACGACGTTATCCCGGCCCTTAAAGCCAAGATCGATGAGCTGAACAACCAGATCTTACCCAAAGACGTAAAAATTAAAACGTTCTACGACCGCACCACGCTGAACAACTACACCTTGCATACGGTGGGCGAAAACGTGGGCATGGGTATCTTCCTGGTAACGGTTATTCTTCTCGTATTCCTGGCCGACTGGCGCACCACCGTAACAGTAGCCATTGTTATTCCGCTGGCGTTGCTGTTTGCCTTTATCTGCCTGCGGCTGCGCGGTATGACCGCTAACCTGCTGAGTATCGGAGCGCTTGACTTCGGTATCATCATCGATGGCGCCGTCGTGATGGTCGAGGGCTTGTTCGTGATGCTGGCCGTGCGGGCCGAGAAGCTGGGAATGACCAAATTTAACGGGCGCGCCAAACTGAGTTGGATCACGAGTACGGCTACGGAGTTGGGTAAGTCGATCTTTACCTCCAAGCTCATTATCATTACGGCCCTGTTGCCGATCTTCAGCTTCCAGAAAGTCGAAGGTAAGTTGTTTAGTCCGCTGGCCTGGACCATCGGTTTTGCGTTGCTTGGTTCGCTTATTGTGAGTCTTACGTTGATTCCGTTGCTGTGTAGCATCCTGCTGAAGAAAAACGTGCGGGAGCGACATAACCCGGTTGTGGAAGGACTCGAAAAAGGCTACATTCCCGCGCTGGCCTGGGCCATTCGCAAACCACGTACCATCATCGGTATTGCGCTGGGTGGACTGGCTTTTGCGATCTATTTGTTTCTGTTTCACATTGGTTCCGAGTTTTTGCCGCAGCTCAACGAAGGCTCGATCTACGTGCGGGCCAGCTTGCCTTATTCTGTTTCGCTGGACGAAAGCTACGCGTATACCCGCAAATTCCGGGCGGTGTTTGACGAGTTTCCCGAAGTGCGGGGTGTGATCTCACAAACCGGGCGACCTAACGACGGAACCGACCCAACGGGCTTTTTTAACAACGAATTCTTTGTTGACCTGTACCCCAAAGAGGAGTGGAAGCGCGATATAACGAAGGATGAACTGATTGCAGAAATGCAGCAGAAATTAGCGCGTTTCCGGGGTGTGTCCTTTAACTTTTCCCAACCGATATCGGATAACGTCGAAGAAGCGGTTTCGGGGGTGAAAGGATCGATGGCGATTAAAATCGTTGGGCAGGACCTGAACGTACTTGATCAGGAAGCTACGCGCGTGTTCAACGTGATGCGGACGATTCCGGGCGTGAGCGATCTGGGTGTGTTCAGGAACCTGGGCCAGCCTGAATTTAGAATCCAGCTCGACCAGCAGAAAATGGCGTTGTATAACGTACCCACCGACGTCGCCCAGTCGGTTATCGAAACGGCCATTGGTGGTAAAACCGTGACGCAGTATTACGAAGGGGAGCGCCGGTTCGACGTTAAAGTGCGCTATGACGAGCGGTTTCGGTACTCACCCGAGCTAATCGAAAACTTGCTGGTGCCTACGCGTTCGGGTAGTAAAATTCCACTGAAGGAGCTAGCTGACATCGGTACCCGTTCGGGACCGGCGTTTATCTACCGGGAAAACAACGCCCGCTTTATTGCCATCAAGTTTTCGGTACGGGGCCGCGATTTGGGAAGCACCATTGCCGAAGCACAGCAGAAAGTTGGTCAGCAGGTCAAACTGCCCGAAGGTTTCCAGATGCGCTGGGCGGGTGAATTCGAGAATCAGACGCGGGCCGAGCGGCAATTGTCGATTGTGGTACCCATCAGTATCACGATTATCTTCCTGATCCTGCTCTTTACGTTTGGTAGCGCCCTGGACGCGGCACTGATTATCCTGAACGTACCCTTTGCCCTGATTGGCGGTATCCTGGCACTCTGGCTGACGGGTATCAACTTTAGTATTTCGGCGGGGGTTGGTTTCATTTGCCTGTTCGGTGTTTCAGTGCAGGATGGCGTGATTCTGATCAACCGCTTCAAGGAAAATCTGCACAATAAGTTGCCGTTGGTACAGGCCGTGCGGGAGGGGGCGCAGACGCGGGTACGACCCGTGGTTATGACGGCGTTGATGGCTTCGCTGGGCTTATTACCCGCGGCTCTTAGTACGGGAATCGGGTCCGAAACGCAGAAACCGCTGGCAATCGTCATGATCGGTGGCCTAATGACCTGTACCGTTCTGTCCCTGTTGATCTTACCCGTTACGTACGAACTGATCCACAAAGGCCGGGCCTGGCGCAAAGAGAAAAAAGCGGCTCTGGCCTCAAACAAAACAGTTTAG
- a CDS encoding MFS transporter encodes MSITHSLSGAQTVRGPSLYTFSFWLLCLSNFLFSASFQMMIPELPAYLTKLGGREYVGLIIALFTLTAGVSRPFSGKITDTVGRVPVMAFGSIVCFVCGFLYPYLLTVWGFLTLRLIHGFSTGTKPTATAAYVADVVPANRRGEAMGTLGLFTAMGMSLGPAIGSWLADDYSMNVMFWTSSVFALLSIGILLRMPETLVNRQPFRFSLLRLKKDEIFDKQAIPPFTVQLLQAFSSGVVLTVIATVSMSLGIANKGLFFSVYTVASLAVRLLFSKASDRYGRVPVLLVSSTALAISMVLLTVTDPADPNAYLWFWSAAIVYGMSWGMNSPTIQAWTADLSDEATRGRAMATMYIALEAGIGLGAVASGWLLNHFAGEAGIDASFILSGVLAIVAVLYLSWKWRQRQPPETHRMNDADEMALVDGEP; translated from the coding sequence TTGTCAATCACGCATTCATTGTCAGGGGCACAAACCGTACGTGGCCCGTCGTTGTACACGTTTTCGTTCTGGCTGCTGTGCCTCAGTAATTTTTTGTTTTCGGCCAGTTTTCAAATGATGATTCCGGAATTGCCGGCTTACCTGACAAAGTTGGGCGGGCGGGAATATGTCGGGCTAATCATTGCGCTTTTCACGCTTACAGCGGGTGTCTCCCGGCCTTTCAGCGGTAAGATTACCGATACCGTCGGGCGCGTTCCCGTCATGGCGTTTGGGTCGATTGTGTGTTTTGTGTGTGGTTTTCTGTATCCGTACCTGCTGACGGTCTGGGGGTTTCTGACCCTGCGGCTCATCCACGGTTTCTCGACTGGCACCAAACCGACAGCCACCGCTGCCTACGTAGCAGATGTGGTTCCGGCCAATCGTCGGGGTGAGGCAATGGGAACGCTGGGTTTATTTACGGCTATGGGCATGTCGCTCGGACCGGCCATCGGGAGCTGGCTGGCGGATGATTATTCCATGAACGTGATGTTCTGGACATCGTCGGTATTTGCCTTGCTGTCCATCGGTATCCTGCTGCGGATGCCCGAAACGCTGGTTAACCGGCAACCGTTCCGGTTCAGTCTGTTGCGGTTAAAAAAAGACGAAATTTTCGATAAACAGGCCATTCCGCCGTTCACGGTTCAACTGCTCCAGGCGTTTTCGTCCGGCGTCGTCCTGACCGTGATCGCTACGGTGAGTATGTCGCTTGGTATTGCCAATAAAGGGTTGTTTTTCAGCGTATATACCGTGGCGTCGCTGGCCGTTCGCCTACTGTTCAGCAAAGCATCGGATCGGTACGGACGGGTGCCTGTGCTGCTGGTATCCTCCACGGCACTAGCTATCTCGATGGTTTTGTTGACGGTTACCGACCCGGCTGATCCGAACGCGTACTTGTGGTTCTGGAGTGCGGCCATTGTGTATGGAATGTCGTGGGGCATGAATTCACCCACCATTCAGGCCTGGACGGCAGATCTGAGCGACGAAGCAACGCGAGGGCGCGCCATGGCGACGATGTACATAGCCCTGGAAGCCGGAATTGGCTTGGGCGCGGTGGCATCGGGCTGGCTGCTGAATCACTTTGCGGGTGAGGCCGGGATTGATGCGTCGTTTATCCTGTCCGGCGTATTGGCTATAGTTGCTGTGCTTTACTTAAGCTGGAAGTGGCGCCAGCGGCAACCGCCCGAAACGCACCGGATGAACGATGCCGATGAAATGGCCTTGGTGGACGGAGAGCCATGA
- the hslU gene encoding ATP-dependent protease ATPase subunit HslU, giving the protein MTELLKDLTPRQIVAELDQYIIGQNDAKRNVAIALRNRWRRMNSAADMQHEITPNNILMIGATGVGKTEIARRLAKIADAPFIKVEASKFTEVGYVGRDVESMVRDLVEQAVNMVRSAKKEAVKVRAQQLVEDAILDILIPPVKPAGNTNQLGFENQPKDADAELNERTRERFRDKIRSGEMDDRKIEIDVQQSQAPNIGIMGGAVDDLSMMNIQEMIGGMMPKRGKKRKVTIAEARTILLEEEAAKLIDMDEVKEEAIRKAEDAGIIFIDEIDKVASARSGNGGGGPDVSREGVQRDLLPIVEGSAVNTKHGVVHTDHILFIAAGAFHVAKPSDLIPELQGRFPIRVELQSLSEDDFYQILKEPKNALTKQYEAMLAAEQVELTFQDDALRELARIAFEVNAEVENIGARRLQTVLSHLMNDFMFDIPDAIGANAHVVVTKELVGEKLNGLVKNRDLSQFIL; this is encoded by the coding sequence ATGACCGAATTACTCAAAGACCTTACCCCTCGGCAAATCGTTGCTGAGTTAGATCAGTACATTATTGGCCAGAACGATGCGAAACGCAACGTAGCCATTGCGCTGCGTAACCGCTGGCGTCGGATGAACAGTGCTGCGGACATGCAGCACGAAATTACGCCGAACAATATTCTAATGATTGGCGCAACGGGTGTCGGCAAGACCGAAATTGCCCGTCGGCTCGCTAAAATAGCCGATGCGCCCTTTATAAAAGTTGAAGCGTCGAAATTCACCGAAGTAGGTTACGTCGGGCGCGATGTGGAAAGCATGGTGCGCGATCTAGTCGAACAGGCCGTCAACATGGTGCGGTCCGCGAAAAAGGAAGCCGTCAAGGTGCGGGCTCAGCAACTCGTCGAAGACGCTATCCTGGATATCCTGATCCCGCCCGTCAAACCTGCTGGCAACACTAATCAGCTCGGTTTTGAGAATCAGCCGAAAGACGCCGATGCGGAACTCAACGAACGAACTCGTGAACGCTTTCGGGACAAAATCCGCTCGGGTGAGATGGACGACCGTAAAATTGAGATCGACGTTCAGCAATCCCAAGCGCCTAACATCGGTATTATGGGCGGTGCCGTGGATGATCTTTCCATGATGAACATTCAGGAAATGATCGGTGGCATGATGCCTAAACGGGGCAAAAAACGCAAGGTGACCATTGCCGAAGCCCGGACAATTTTGCTCGAAGAAGAAGCCGCCAAGCTGATCGATATGGATGAAGTGAAAGAAGAAGCCATCCGAAAAGCCGAAGATGCAGGAATTATTTTCATCGACGAAATCGACAAAGTAGCCTCGGCCCGGTCGGGTAACGGCGGTGGCGGACCGGACGTCAGCCGGGAAGGTGTACAGCGTGATTTGCTTCCCATTGTGGAAGGCAGCGCGGTCAATACCAAGCACGGTGTCGTTCATACCGACCATATTTTGTTTATTGCCGCCGGTGCTTTCCACGTCGCCAAACCCAGCGATCTGATTCCTGAGTTACAAGGGCGTTTCCCGATTCGGGTGGAGTTGCAGAGCTTGTCGGAGGACGATTTTTACCAGATCCTCAAAGAACCGAAAAACGCGCTGACGAAGCAATACGAAGCCATGTTAGCCGCCGAACAGGTAGAACTTACCTTTCAGGATGATGCCCTTCGCGAACTGGCCCGGATTGCCTTCGAGGTTAACGCGGAAGTCGAAAACATCGGGGCTCGCCGGTTGCAAACGGTACTGAGTCATCTGATGAATGACTTTATGTTCGACATTCCCGACGCGATTGGGGCCAATGCGCACGTCGTAGTGACGAAAGAATTAGTGGGTGAAAAACTGAACGGTCTGGTCAAAAACCGGGATTTGAGTCAGTTTATTTTGTAG
- a CDS encoding LLM class flavin-dependent oxidoreductase: MELGISSFGEVIPDQVAGRALNAHTRMQQLLEEIKLADQVGLDVFALGEHHRPDFIISAPEVILAAAATQTKTIRLSSAVTVLSSADPVRVYQNFASLDLISNGRAEIMAGRGSFIESFPLFGYDLNDYDDLFTEKLELLMAINQQEVVSWQGHFRPSIPNVGVYPRPYQPTLPIWLAVGGTPASAVRAGSMNLPMTLAMLGGTPDRFVPLVNMYRQAARKAGHDQIPLAVNSHFYVADNSQQAANDFYPFYAVLMNRIGRERGWPPLGREQYEYLRQHGPLLVGSPQQVIDKLLTFHELFQNTRYLAQLIGGQSADHPKLLRAIELFGTQVAPVIRKELAATQQAI; the protein is encoded by the coding sequence ATGGAACTAGGTATCAGTAGTTTTGGCGAGGTCATTCCCGATCAGGTAGCGGGCAGGGCCCTCAACGCCCACACGCGCATGCAGCAGTTGCTGGAAGAAATAAAACTGGCCGATCAGGTGGGTCTGGATGTTTTTGCCCTGGGCGAACACCACCGGCCTGATTTCATTATCTCCGCTCCCGAAGTGATTCTAGCCGCTGCGGCTACCCAGACAAAGACCATTCGGTTGTCGAGCGCCGTAACGGTTTTGAGTTCGGCCGATCCGGTGCGGGTGTACCAGAATTTTGCCTCGCTGGATCTTATTTCGAACGGGCGGGCCGAAATCATGGCCGGACGGGGTTCGTTTATCGAGTCGTTTCCCCTATTCGGTTATGACTTGAACGATTATGATGACCTATTCACCGAAAAGCTGGAGTTGTTGATGGCCATCAACCAGCAGGAAGTGGTTAGCTGGCAGGGCCACTTCCGTCCATCTATTCCGAACGTAGGTGTGTATCCTCGCCCCTACCAACCAACGCTTCCGATCTGGCTGGCCGTTGGGGGTACGCCCGCTTCGGCGGTTCGGGCGGGCAGTATGAACCTGCCGATGACGCTGGCAATGCTGGGTGGCACGCCCGACCGGTTTGTGCCCCTGGTGAACATGTACCGGCAGGCGGCCCGGAAAGCGGGACACGACCAGATCCCGCTCGCCGTCAATTCCCACTTTTACGTGGCGGATAACTCGCAACAGGCAGCCAACGATTTTTACCCGTTCTACGCGGTGCTGATGAATCGGATTGGTCGGGAGCGCGGCTGGCCCCCGCTCGGTCGCGAACAGTACGAATACCTGCGGCAGCACGGTCCTTTGCTGGTGGGTAGTCCGCAGCAGGTCATCGACAAGCTACTGACGTTCCATGAGCTGTTTCAGAATACGCGCTACCTGGCCCAACTCATTGGTGGACAGTCGGCCGACCATCCGAAACTGCTACGGGCTATTGAATTATTTGGCACCCAGGTAGCCCCCGTGATTCGAAAAGAACTCGCTGCTACACAACAGGCAATTTAA
- the porQ gene encoding type IX secretion system protein PorQ, with protein sequence MLKPLLSLLLGLLFCHMAEAQPLGGQRIFPFLDLPTHARVAALGGQLASATQPDGSYHLNNPALADSVRDNELSISLMPYLAAAKYYTLQYGLPIQANDPNRRARWAAGLQYLTYGEFTLTDPAGNSLGTFSANDYALSLSHARTEGNFTLGATLKAVGSSIETYSAFGVLADLGGIWRHPKQNLTFGLVAKNVGYLLKNYGPADADLPFDLQAGVTVKPKHAPVRLTLTAHHLQRFDISYNDPSLNVRYDLNGNIISQPTSVTEKIARHLIVSAELLLSRHVHLLVGYNHQKRQEGKLTTGGGGAGISFGASVQARGFQLTYGRFSSVPTAGTSQLSLRVDLNRLMN encoded by the coding sequence GTGCTAAAACCGCTACTGAGCCTGCTTCTTGGGCTACTCTTCTGCCACATGGCCGAGGCTCAACCGCTCGGTGGCCAGCGTATCTTTCCGTTTCTGGATTTGCCAACCCATGCGCGCGTTGCCGCCCTGGGTGGACAGCTGGCTTCGGCAACACAACCCGATGGCTCCTATCATCTTAACAATCCCGCCCTAGCCGATTCGGTTCGGGATAATGAGCTGTCCATTAGCCTGATGCCTTATCTGGCCGCGGCTAAATATTACACGTTGCAATACGGTTTACCCATTCAGGCCAATGATCCCAACCGTCGGGCGCGGTGGGCCGCAGGCTTGCAGTATCTTACCTATGGCGAGTTTACATTAACTGACCCGGCAGGCAATTCGCTCGGCACCTTCTCCGCCAATGACTACGCCCTAAGCCTGTCCCATGCCCGTACCGAAGGTAACTTTACGCTTGGCGCTACCCTTAAAGCGGTTGGGTCGAGCATCGAAACGTACTCAGCATTTGGTGTACTGGCCGATTTGGGGGGCATCTGGAGGCATCCGAAACAGAACTTAACGTTTGGTCTGGTGGCCAAAAATGTGGGTTACCTGCTTAAAAACTACGGCCCAGCCGACGCTGATTTACCGTTTGACCTGCAAGCGGGCGTAACCGTAAAGCCGAAACACGCCCCTGTACGCCTGACCTTGACGGCGCATCACCTGCAACGCTTCGACATCAGCTACAACGACCCGAGCCTAAACGTTCGGTACGATTTGAACGGCAACATCATTTCGCAGCCGACCAGCGTGACCGAAAAAATAGCGCGCCATCTGATCGTCAGCGCCGAACTGTTGCTTAGCCGGCATGTTCATTTGCTGGTAGGCTATAATCACCAGAAACGTCAGGAAGGAAAGTTGACAACTGGTGGCGGTGGAGCCGGCATTTCGTTCGGAGCCTCGGTACAGGCGCGGGGGTTTCAACTGACGTACGGCCGCTTCTCGTCGGTACCGACCGCCGGAACCAGTCAGCTGTCGTTGCGTGTTGACCTGAATCGATTGATGAACTAA
- a CDS encoding acyl-CoA carboxylase subunit beta gives MQPEIQPETDLSPTVKPSKTAVLAQKNAEAELGGGQKRIDNQHAKGKLTARERIGLLVDEGSFEEIGKFVMHRTRDFGLDKEHYLGDGVVTGYGTVDGRLVYVFAQDFTVFGGALSETHAEKICKLMDLAMQNGAPIIGLNDSGGARIQEGVLSLAGYADIFYRNTKASGVIPQLSAVMGPCAGGAVYSPAITDFIFMVEHTSYMFVTGPNVVKTVTHETVTAEELGGASTHSTKSGVTHFACENELACIQHLKRLLSYIPQNCEDEPALLPYDAQDETRLALNSIIPDNPNQPYDMREVIEELVDAGTFMEVHRNFAENIVVGFARIGGRSIGVVGNQPAVLAGVLDINASTKAARFVRFCDCFNIPLLVLEDVPGFLPGTDQEWNGIITNGAKLLYAFCEATVPRVTVITRKAYGGAYDVMNSKHIGADLNYAWPSAEIAVMGASGAAEIIFKREIAEADDPQAKLQEKVQEYTEKFANPYRAANRGYIDEVIMPDQTRHKLIRAFGMLENKVASMPKKKHGNIPL, from the coding sequence ATGCAACCGGAAATTCAGCCCGAAACCGATTTGTCACCAACTGTCAAACCATCCAAAACGGCTGTCCTGGCCCAAAAAAACGCCGAAGCTGAACTCGGTGGCGGTCAGAAGCGGATCGACAACCAGCACGCCAAAGGCAAGTTAACGGCTCGCGAACGAATCGGTTTACTCGTTGACGAAGGGTCGTTTGAGGAAATCGGGAAGTTCGTCATGCACCGTACCCGCGATTTTGGACTCGACAAAGAGCATTACTTGGGCGATGGTGTTGTAACGGGTTACGGTACTGTAGACGGACGGCTGGTGTACGTGTTTGCGCAGGATTTTACCGTGTTTGGTGGTGCCCTTTCGGAAACCCACGCGGAGAAAATCTGCAAGCTGATGGATCTGGCTATGCAAAATGGCGCGCCAATCATTGGGCTGAACGATTCGGGTGGGGCCCGGATTCAGGAAGGGGTATTGTCACTGGCGGGTTATGCTGATATTTTCTACCGAAATACGAAGGCGTCGGGCGTAATTCCGCAATTATCGGCGGTGATGGGTCCCTGCGCGGGCGGAGCGGTCTACAGCCCGGCCATTACCGATTTTATTTTCATGGTCGAACATACGAGCTACATGTTCGTGACGGGGCCGAACGTAGTCAAAACGGTTACGCATGAAACCGTTACGGCGGAAGAATTGGGCGGAGCCAGCACGCACAGTACAAAGTCGGGGGTGACGCATTTCGCCTGCGAAAACGAACTGGCGTGCATCCAGCACCTCAAGCGGCTGCTGAGCTATATTCCCCAGAACTGTGAGGACGAGCCCGCGCTGCTGCCGTACGACGCGCAGGACGAAACCCGACTGGCGCTTAATAGCATCATTCCCGACAATCCAAACCAGCCTTATGACATGCGCGAAGTCATTGAGGAACTGGTGGATGCGGGTACGTTTATGGAAGTACACCGGAATTTTGCCGAAAACATTGTGGTTGGCTTTGCCCGGATTGGTGGGCGCAGCATCGGCGTGGTTGGCAACCAGCCCGCCGTATTAGCCGGCGTTCTGGACATTAACGCGAGCACCAAAGCCGCCCGTTTTGTCCGTTTCTGCGATTGCTTCAACATTCCCTTGCTGGTCCTGGAAGATGTGCCGGGTTTTCTGCCGGGAACCGATCAGGAGTGGAATGGTATCATCACGAACGGAGCCAAGCTGCTGTACGCCTTTTGCGAAGCCACGGTTCCCCGCGTGACGGTTATCACGCGAAAAGCATACGGAGGAGCTTACGATGTGATGAATTCGAAGCATATCGGGGCTGATCTGAACTACGCGTGGCCGTCTGCCGAGATTGCGGTGATGGGAGCCAGCGGGGCCGCCGAAATTATTTTTAAACGCGAAATTGCGGAAGCCGACGACCCGCAGGCCAAGTTGCAGGAGAAAGTACAGGAGTATACCGAGAAGTTTGCCAATCCGTACCGGGCCGCGAACCGGGGCTATATCGACGAAGTAATCATGCCCGACCAGACTCGGCATAAGCTCATTCGTGCCTTTGGTATGTTGGAAAATAAGGTGGCTAGTATGCCGAAGAAAAAGCACGGCAATATTCCCCTTTAG
- a CDS encoding aspartate aminotransferase family protein, translating into MKTVTHRQLFFQHVAQTSDFPLGLEIDRSEGVFIYSTDGKPFMDLISGIGVSNVGHRHPRVLEAIQQQLDKYLHLMVYGEYVQTPQTQLAHALAQTLPVGLDTVYFTNSGTEAVEGAMKVAKRYTNRTEIISCFNAYHGSTQGALSLSGDENFKRNYRPLLPDVRHIRPGNWDDIEKITTRTAAVVIEVIGGEAGVRIPPAGYLQAVRQRCTEVGALLVFDEIQTGFGRTGTFWAFEGVAVTPDILLCAKGMGGGMPIGAFISSAEIMSVFKNNPILGHITTFGGHPVSCAASLATLQVIREEGLYEAAEAKGQLFKQLLTHPAIREVRGKGLMLAVEFDSFPILKSVIDRAIAGNGTSLGIITDWFLFCDNSMRIAPPLVITEEQIREACSIILQAIDA; encoded by the coding sequence ATGAAAACGGTTACGCACCGGCAGTTATTTTTTCAGCACGTAGCACAGACCTCTGATTTCCCGTTAGGGTTGGAAATCGATCGATCAGAAGGCGTATTTATTTATTCAACGGATGGTAAGCCATTCATGGATCTGATTTCGGGGATTGGCGTGAGTAACGTCGGCCACCGGCATCCGCGCGTGCTGGAAGCCATTCAGCAGCAGCTCGACAAATACCTGCACCTGATGGTTTACGGCGAGTATGTTCAGACACCGCAAACCCAACTGGCTCATGCACTGGCCCAAACGTTACCGGTGGGGCTTGACACGGTGTACTTTACCAACTCGGGAACCGAAGCCGTAGAAGGGGCGATGAAAGTAGCGAAACGCTATACCAACCGGACCGAAATCATCAGCTGCTTCAACGCGTACCACGGCTCGACGCAAGGGGCACTTTCACTCTCGGGCGACGAAAATTTCAAGCGTAACTACCGCCCTCTCCTACCCGACGTCCGGCATATCCGGCCTGGTAACTGGGATGATATTGAGAAGATTACGACGCGTACTGCCGCTGTAGTCATCGAAGTAATCGGGGGTGAAGCGGGCGTCCGTATTCCACCAGCCGGTTATTTACAAGCGGTCCGTCAGCGTTGTACGGAGGTGGGCGCTCTGCTGGTTTTTGACGAAATTCAAACGGGATTTGGCCGTACGGGAACGTTCTGGGCGTTTGAAGGCGTGGCCGTTACGCCGGACATTTTACTGTGCGCGAAGGGAATGGGCGGAGGAATGCCGATTGGCGCGTTTATCAGTTCGGCTGAGATTATGAGCGTCTTCAAAAATAACCCGATTCTGGGCCACATTACCACCTTCGGCGGTCATCCGGTTTCGTGCGCGGCTTCGCTGGCCACGCTTCAGGTCATCCGGGAGGAAGGTCTTTACGAAGCTGCCGAAGCCAAAGGGCAACTTTTCAAGCAATTGCTAACCCATCCAGCCATTCGGGAAGTGCGCGGAAAAGGGTTGATGCTGGCGGTTGAGTTCGACTCCTTTCCTATTCTGAAATCCGTTATCGACCGGGCCATTGCGGGCAACGGGACAAGCTTAGGCATCATTACGGACTGGTTTCTATTCTGCGATAACTCCATGCGCATTGCGCCACCACTCGTTATTACGGAAGAGCAGATTCGGGAAGCCTGTTCGATCATTCTACAAGCAATTGACGCCTGA